The Novibacillus thermophilus genome segment CGGCTTACACGTCCCTTCCGGTTATCGGCGTACCGCTAGAGGGCGGAGCGTTGAAGGGCATTGACGCGCTGTACGCCGTGGTGCAAATGCCGAAGGGCGTACCGGTGGCGACTGTTGCGGTCAATGGCGCGTACAACGCCGGACTGCTGGCGGCGCAAATGTTGGCTGTTCACGACGAAGGTGTGCGGGAAAGAATGAAAAAAGTGCGCATGGACATGGCACAACAAGGGGAAGCAAAAGATGAAAAGCTACAGCA includes the following:
- the purE gene encoding 5-(carboxyamino)imidazole ribonucleotide mutase, with amino-acid sequence MAKVLIVMGSDSDLPVMKKAVDALKVCGVEAEVRISSAHRTPDKTAKLAREAEQKGFQVIIAGAGMAAHLPGVVAAYTSLPVIGVPLEGGALKGIDALYAVVQMPKGVPVATVAVNGAYNAGLLAAQMLAVHDEGVRERMKKVRMDMAQQGEAKDEKLQQVGVEAYLNSR